GGCTCACATGCAAGGCCTCCCCTGAAAGGAAATATGGGAGCACATATTGCTCTGAAACTTTCACACCGTTTATTCATTTCAGCGCTGGTGTTGCATTTCCAGACATGCAACTTGCCAGTTCAACAGGAACTAATGTATCCCCGTATAATCAGAGATGCAGGTTCATGGCATCCATGATCTCCAAAAAGACTTTCTCCGTAATGTGTTGACAGATTTTTATGGATTGATGAACCTCTGCCCAACTCTGAGAGACCCTGTATCTTAAGCTGCTTAGGTGCTCTTTTTAAACCTACCGTTATgctactgacctgttgccagttagtTGAGACATGTTCATAAGGAGTATCACTCACTTTTCTAGCCATTTGTTGCCTACAGTCCAACACTTTTTgaaatgtgttgctgctatCAAATGATCAAATTTGAGGTGAACTTATTTGTTCATTACAATAGTACAATATCTCACTTTCATcatttgatgttgtttttatgttgtaatgtgattaaaatattatttaatgagATTTTAGAATAATCAGATTCTGCTTTTAGGTATGTTTTACACAGCATCGTAGCATTTTGAGAACTgggtttgtaaaataaaaaaaaactgctgcaggGAAAGTTAAATTTGCTCCTCACCTACTGGTTTTAACATGCCAGAATTGGCCTTGGCATCCATCACCATGTCGAAGTATGTGTATTGTTCAGGGCTGGCTCTGGTTTTTTGGTTGTTTcctaatgtttttttctcttcaggtGGAAGACAAAATTCTAACTCCTCATCTTCTGCCTAtacaacaaacacagaaaactacTCACTGAAGAGGggatgttattttaaatgttaagaCAGAGAGCAGGagtaaacactttttatttctaactttttatttctcaacCTAGAAGAACTTTGGCTCTTCAAAAGAGGACATGTACATACCTGAGTCATGAAGaagtgttttgtattttccttGACCGTGCTCCTTTTCTTGCCCTGAGATCCTGTAGTTCTCTTGACAGATGTTTCACATTTGTCTGCCCGAGTTTGTGTGGGACAAGCTGCATTTAGTAATAATGGCCTCTTTGACACCTTTGGAGTGGTTTCTTCCACCTGCAACACAggaaacatcaaaataaaaactgaatcacTGATGAAAATGGAGGCTGCAGTAGCTCTGACAGGCACAGTTTCCCCCCTTTGTGTCCAGTAGAACTTCACTTTTCCACTCTGTATTAACAAAAACTACCTCCTGTGGTTATATTGTGTTCATTTactaaaatgttcaaatattaCTGATGCACAGCACAGTCTACCTTCCATTTTGAATCTGTGAAGACCTTCACTGGAAGCTTCAGACCCTCTTGCtcctttttctgctttatttttattcctagTCTCTCCTGGAGGTAAAATGTCAGCAAGGGATAGTTTCCTGtgttgaaacaaaaacacaaagattgttttttaaaatcttaagaCACTTTTTAAGAACTTCTTTTAAGAAAATGATATTACCTCTCCTCTGTGTGGTCAGGGGATTGGAGTGAATATCTAATTCATGAAGCATTGGGAAAAATGAGGCGGCGATCACAGCTTCTTCTGTGGCAATCTGATAACAGACAACTGATGagaaatattagctcatttctaaaaatagaaatttaatcGGTGGTGTATTACATAAAATAACAGCACACCTTGTTATTAGCTAGACTGAGGAACTGAAGCTCTGGTAGTGGCACATTGGATCCTTTACGGTCCTCCTCCAAGCTGTCTGTGTGAAAGGTCTTAATTATCTTCAAATGTTCATTCATTTTAGGATTGGATTCAGTAGCTAAATTAGGGAGCAAAAGATGACTTAAATCAATATATaccatatatataatatataccaCTGGTAAGTTATTTAAAATCATGTGTTATGATTGTTTACCTTTCTTTTCAGCTTGCTCTTCAGACTTTGAACAGTCCATCACTTCCATGTTTGGTATGTTAGAAATCTGGTTCCCTTGTAGGTTTAGGTATTTAAGCCTATAATAAGACACCATACAGacactataataaatatttttgtaacatATAACTGCATTAGGTAAAGTACAGTAAACCACATAATGACCTCTTCAGGTTTGTAAGACTGTAGAAGACTTCAGAGGACAGTTTGTTATCGTCAAGCATCAGAATTTCAAGAGCTTCAAATCGCTtgtcttcctctgcagctggCCTGCAGGAAAAAGGAGAATAAGAACTGTACAGTTCACTAACATCTGAGATCCATGCACACAGACTATTATTCAAGAGTAAGTACATTCCTACAATACAGTTACAAATATATTCTACAGGCGTCCTGCTGTACAAGCAGGTGTATTGAATGTGGTTACATTTACCAGAATCAGGAGTGGAGATTTTGGAAAACTTGTGCGCCATCTTGTGGTCaatttgaaaattaaagtttgtgGAATTTCTCAAAAATGACCTGTTTGTACAAGTTATTATGTGACACACTGCCACTGTGCTGATAGAGACGATGACACACAGCAAAACCACAACATGAAGCTCTTTGTTCATAGATTCAACATTTCTTACATTTGAAGCAAAATGCTAAGATAAGATAAAGATTCTCCATTACTTAAGATTTGTGAAAATTAAAGTACATACAGCTGAGTGGGGTCATGGTTTGGAGAACCCAGAttaggaggaagatgatgaagctGATTTCCACTCAGATGAAGAACTTTAAGATGCAGAAGCCGGCCGAGGGAGACGATAGCATCAGCTGACAAATTGTTGTAGGACAAATCTAAAACCTTAAGGGTTCAAATTTATTAATCAGATGAACAtaactatatttaaaagaaaaaaaaagaaattatcacTCTGTTGCCACCTTCTGGTGTTttgtatcattattattattattaaagatttGACTGTTCTGTCTGTCAGTGTTTGCTGTGTTCAGATACCTCAAGAACAGGGAAATCAGCAGCATCGAAGATCATGTTGCAAATTCCATTTAAAGACAGATTGAGTTCTCTCAGAGATGCAAAACAGCTGAAACACCCTGTAGAAAATCAAGGACCATTTCAGATGCAAATTCCCCTCCATAAAAGCACAAAATTAGGCCAAAGATTAATCTATAAAAGAATGAATCACCTAAAGAGAGGGAGTTAATGGATGCATCGATGTAAGCTACATTTTCAAACAGCTTGAAATCATCTGGCTTCACCTGCATACAGGAAGGAAAAAGTCTTAAGCTGTATTCACTCCCAAACCACCAAATAAAGTTGAGGAAAACGTGGAAATTCTTACAGAATTTAGTTTCTGCTCACTGACATAGACAGAGCAGAGCTGAGATGGTTCATCAACACAGTGCAACTGGAgctataaaagaaaattaaaaagtgttAGCGAATGATTTAACTGTCTTTTGTAACATTCTGATTCATGTATAATTTCACTTATTACCAAGAAGAGCCCATTTAATGTGACACCACCAGGAGGATCCACCTTCTGGTTTTCACATTTCCTACATGGCTCCTTTAATTTTTCTACAGTCCTGTAAGTCGCTGTCGCTTCCTTTCTGTGTGCCACAAGCCAACAACCAGcatctataaaaataaaaactggcaTGTGAGCAGATGTTGTTAGCAGATTAAAAAATGGGAACTTTTAAGGATTATACTAATTATTCTCTTACATAGAGAAAAATGGTCATTATCAGAAGAGTTGGGGCTGATTTTCAGAGTGATTTATCTGTCCAATTGACAAAGCAAAGAGATTTTAttcggcttttttttttaattggaacATTAAGAAGTAGACATATCTAAAGAGCTGATTAGATACAGTCTACATTATATAATATAGTactgtaattacattttaaaagtgtgATATTATTGTACAAAACAATATCATgacattttgattatttttttaaaccatagGAATAAAGATCTAAATAGACAAACGTTGTTTAAAAGGGTAAAGgtaagggtgtgtgtgtgtgtaaagcttAGTGAATTGTAATCAATGGTTGGTACTGCATAATTGCATGCAttacacaaagtaaaaaaaagaaataaatacttttagTCATGCAACTTTTGGTGTGTATGTATGAATACATACCATTATAAGCAGTAATCCCACAACAATTCCTAtagttttcagtattttttcgGGTGTTGTTTTTCTGCCTGTCGATTTAATATAACCACAACAACGACAAGAAGTCGCTTCCAAACTgctacttagtttttttttattattatttttgcaatTAGTATTTTACTTACATTCTTTCTTTCGAAGCTGTAATGTCCCAGCTGGGAAATATT
The sequence above is a segment of the Melanotaenia boesemani isolate fMelBoe1 chromosome 15, fMelBoe1.pri, whole genome shotgun sequence genome. Coding sequences within it:
- the xrra1 gene encoding X-ray radiation resistance-associated protein 1 isoform X1, with product MTTSAFGQNNPVKYFPAGTLQLRKKEYAGCWLVAHRKEATATYRTVEKLKEPCRKCENQKVDPPGGVTLNGLFLLQLHCVDEPSQLCSVYVSEQKLNSVKPDDFKLFENVAYIDASINSLSLGCFSCFASLRELNLSLNGICNMIFDAADFPVLEVLDLSYNNLSADAIVSLGRLLHLKVLHLSGNQLHHLPPNLGSPNHDPTQLPAAEEDKRFEALEILMLDDNKLSSEVFYSLTNLKRLKYLNLQGNQISNIPNMEVMDCSKSEEQAEKKATESNPKMNEHLKIIKTFHTDSLEEDRKGSNVPLPELQFLSLANNKIATEEAVIAASFFPMLHELDIHSNPLTTQRRGNYPLLTFYLQERLGIKIKQKKEQEGLKLPVKVFTDSKWKVEETTPKVSKRPLLLNAACPTQTRADKCETSVKRTTGSQGKKRSTVKENTKHFFMTQAEDEELEFCLPPEEKKTLGNNQKTRASPEQYTYFDMVMDAKANSGMLKPVEIQTAVRRLEHTLRNLNVYRDSKPKLDSIQTPYREKEKKIKEMPPLRPIKQPAERVYEMIKGIKESRTIKVVALGSALHSTGINKEECKEALALLRDMKTKYMMVHKKTMEQAASLESGKIVAELPPVQVL
- the xrra1 gene encoding X-ray radiation resistance-associated protein 1 isoform X2, producing MTTSAFGQNNPVKYFPAGTLQLRKKEYAGCWLVAHRKEATATYRTVEKLKEPCRKCENQKVDPPGGVTLNGLFLLQLHCVDEPSQLCSVYVSEQKLNSVKPDDFKLFENVAYIDASINSLSLGCFSCFASLRELNLSLNGICNMIFDAADFPVLEVLDLSYNNLSADAIVSLGRLLHLKVLHLSGNQLHHLPPNLGSPNHDPTQLPAAEEDKRFEALEILMLDDNKLSSEVFYSLTNLKRLKYLNLQGNQISNIPNMEVMDCSKSEEQAEKKDSLEEDRKGSNVPLPELQFLSLANNKIATEEAVIAASFFPMLHELDIHSNPLTTQRRGNYPLLTFYLQERLGIKIKQKKEQEGLKLPVKVFTDSKWKVEETTPKVSKRPLLLNAACPTQTRADKCETSVKRTTGSQGKKRSTVKENTKHFFMTQAEDEELEFCLPPEEKKTLGNNQKTRASPEQYTYFDMVMDAKANSGMLKPVEIQTAVRRLEHTLRNLNVYRDSKPKLDSIQTPYREKEKKIKEMPPLRPIKQPAERVYEMIKGIKESRTIKVVALGSALHSTGINKEECKEALALLRDMKTKYMMVHKKTMEQAASLESGKIVAELPPVQVL